Proteins from one Niallia circulans genomic window:
- the argJ gene encoding bifunctional ornithine acetyltransferase/N-acetylglutamate synthase: MQVVSKGEQTSQIKEVPDGSIVSPAGFKAAGLHAGLRYNKKDLGAIVSEVPASCAAVYTMSHFQAAPLKVTQASIKAENLIQAVVVNSACANACTGEQGLQDAYQMRKLLAEHLETKQEYIAVSSTGVIGEFLKMDKIEAGINQLVFGNEKTDADSFQEAILTTDLVMKKCCFTAEIGGKTVTIGGAAKGSGMIHPNMATMLGFLTTDANISSDVLQKALSTVIPTSFNQITVDGDTSTNDTVLVLANGYAENEELTLEHPDYPVFVELLSVACESLAKQIAKDGEGATKLIEVNVKGCKTEEEARIISKQIVGSNLVKTAMYGSDANWGRIITAIGQTNTNVNPGSVDIAIGPITMLKNSEPQVFSEDDAIAYLNKDYIQVHVDLHNGNESGTAWGCDLSYDYVKINASYRT, encoded by the coding sequence AAGGGGAGCAAACCTCTCAAATAAAAGAAGTTCCAGATGGCAGCATTGTTTCACCAGCAGGTTTTAAGGCAGCAGGCTTACACGCAGGACTGCGCTACAATAAAAAGGATTTAGGTGCAATTGTTAGTGAGGTGCCTGCAAGCTGTGCAGCAGTTTACACAATGAGTCATTTCCAAGCTGCACCGCTTAAGGTGACACAGGCTTCCATTAAGGCAGAAAATCTCATCCAAGCAGTCGTTGTTAACAGTGCATGTGCAAATGCCTGTACGGGAGAACAAGGCTTACAGGACGCTTATCAAATGAGAAAATTACTGGCTGAACATCTTGAAACAAAACAGGAATATATAGCTGTTTCCTCAACAGGAGTAATTGGAGAGTTCCTGAAAATGGATAAGATTGAAGCAGGAATCAATCAGCTTGTTTTTGGTAATGAAAAGACAGATGCAGACAGTTTTCAAGAGGCTATTTTAACGACAGATCTAGTGATGAAAAAATGCTGCTTCACTGCTGAAATCGGAGGAAAGACAGTTACCATTGGCGGTGCTGCAAAGGGATCTGGCATGATCCATCCGAATATGGCAACAATGCTCGGCTTTCTGACAACAGATGCGAATATTTCATCAGATGTTTTGCAAAAGGCTTTAAGCACAGTTATTCCAACATCCTTCAACCAGATAACTGTTGACGGAGATACTTCTACAAATGATACAGTCCTTGTTTTAGCTAACGGTTATGCTGAAAATGAAGAGCTAACATTAGAGCATCCCGACTATCCTGTTTTTGTAGAATTGCTGTCTGTGGCATGTGAGAGTCTTGCAAAGCAAATTGCCAAAGATGGTGAAGGAGCTACGAAACTAATTGAAGTGAATGTGAAGGGCTGTAAAACAGAGGAAGAAGCAAGAATCATTTCAAAACAGATTGTCGGTTCTAATCTTGTGAAAACAGCTATGTACGGCTCAGATGCTAACTGGGGAAGAATCATTACCGCAATCGGGCAAACAAATACAAATGTGAATCCAGGGTCTGTTGATATTGCAATCGGTCCGATCACGATGTTGAAAAACAGTGAACCACAAGTATTTTCAGAAGATGACGCAATTGCATATTTAAATAAAGATTATATCCAAGTTCATGTTGATTTGCATAACGGCAACGAGAGTGGAACAGCATGGGGCTGCGATTTGTCCTATGATTATGTAAAAATCAATGCAAGCTATAGAACATAG